The following are from one region of the Polaribacter marinaquae genome:
- the glgB gene encoding 1,4-alpha-glucan branching protein GlgB has protein sequence MSKVIAHSLFSDFDINLFKAGKHYRLYEKFGSHITTVDGITGTYFAVWAPSAKEVSVVGDFNYWNDKEHQLNVRWDSSGIWEGFIPFVEKGSVYKYKIQSNNNNIVTEKADPYARRCEHPPKTASIVWEDNYSWKDQKWMKSRKEKNALNAPYSVYEVHLNSWKQKIEENRFLSYNELAEELVNYVVEMNFTHVEFMPIMEYPYDPSWGYQLTGYFAPTSRFGYPDEFKYLVDKFHENNIGVILDWVPSHFPSDAHGLGFFDGSNLYEHPDLRKGYHQDWKSLIFNYGRNEVKSFLISNALFWLDQYHADGLRVDAVASMLFLDYSRKDGEWEPNEFGGRENLEAIAFIKEMNVAVYENYPDVQTIAEESTSFPKVSSPVFSDGLGFGMKWMMGWMHDSLDYFAKEPIYRKHHQNDLTFSLNYAFTENFMLPLSHDEVVYGKKAIVEKMPGDEWQKFANLRLLYSFMYTHPGTKLLFQGAEFGQTSEWNFNGSLDWHLLEYDVHKGVQNLVKELNLFYKTEPALHQKQFSFEGFEWIDHGDHENSVLSFIRKGNEPKNDVIIVLNLTPVPRENYRIGLPKSGTLKEVFNSDKQIFNGTNNYKNVKLKSNKKSWNNRLNSIELNLPPLSMLAFKFK, from the coding sequence ATGTCTAAAGTTATAGCACATTCACTATTTTCAGATTTTGATATTAATTTATTTAAAGCTGGTAAGCATTACAGATTGTATGAAAAATTTGGCTCGCACATTACAACAGTTGATGGTATAACTGGCACCTATTTTGCAGTTTGGGCACCAAGTGCTAAAGAAGTTTCTGTTGTAGGAGATTTTAATTATTGGAACGACAAAGAACATCAATTAAATGTAAGATGGGATTCTAGTGGTATTTGGGAAGGCTTTATCCCTTTTGTAGAAAAAGGAAGTGTTTACAAATATAAAATACAAAGTAACAATAACAATATTGTAACAGAAAAGGCAGATCCTTATGCTCGAAGATGCGAGCATCCACCAAAAACAGCATCAATAGTTTGGGAAGATAATTATTCTTGGAAAGATCAAAAATGGATGAAATCTCGTAAAGAAAAGAACGCGTTAAACGCTCCTTATTCTGTTTACGAAGTTCATTTAAACTCTTGGAAACAAAAAATTGAAGAAAACCGATTTCTAAGTTATAATGAATTGGCCGAAGAATTGGTAAATTATGTGGTAGAAATGAATTTTACACACGTAGAATTTATGCCGATAATGGAATATCCTTATGATCCAAGTTGGGGATATCAATTAACGGGTTATTTTGCGCCAACATCTAGATTTGGTTATCCTGATGAATTTAAATATTTAGTAGATAAATTTCACGAAAATAATATTGGTGTAATTTTAGATTGGGTTCCGTCTCACTTTCCTTCGGATGCTCATGGTTTAGGGTTTTTTGATGGCTCTAATTTATACGAACATCCAGATCTTAGAAAAGGTTATCATCAAGACTGGAAAAGTTTAATTTTTAACTACGGAAGAAATGAAGTAAAATCTTTCTTAATAAGTAATGCATTGTTTTGGTTAGATCAATATCATGCAGACGGTTTAAGAGTAGACGCTGTAGCATCCATGTTATTTTTAGATTATTCTAGAAAAGATGGCGAATGGGAACCTAATGAATTTGGTGGTAGAGAAAACTTAGAAGCAATTGCATTTATTAAAGAAATGAATGTTGCCGTTTACGAAAACTACCCAGATGTTCAAACAATTGCAGAAGAATCAACATCATTTCCTAAAGTTTCTAGTCCTGTTTTTTCTGATGGCTTAGGTTTTGGAATGAAATGGATGATGGGTTGGATGCATGATTCTTTAGACTATTTTGCCAAAGAACCAATTTATAGAAAACATCATCAAAACGATTTAACCTTTAGTTTAAATTATGCATTTACAGAAAACTTTATGTTACCGCTTTCGCATGACGAAGTTGTCTACGGAAAAAAAGCAATTGTAGAGAAAATGCCTGGTGATGAGTGGCAAAAATTCGCCAACTTAAGACTATTATATAGTTTTATGTATACACATCCAGGAACCAAACTTTTATTTCAAGGTGCAGAATTTGGTCAAACAAGTGAATGGAATTTTAACGGAAGTTTAGATTGGCATTTATTAGAATATGATGTTCATAAAGGTGTTCAGAATCTGGTTAAAGAACTAAACTTATTTTACAAAACAGAACCAGCTTTACATCAAAAACAATTTTCGTTCGAAGGTTTCGAATGGATAGATCATGGCGATCATGAGAATTCTGTACTATCTTTCATCAGAAAAGGAAACGAACCAAAAAATGATGTAATAATTGTTTTAAACCTAACACCTGTTCCTAGAGAAAATTACAGAATTGGCTTACCGAAATCGGGTACATTAAAAGAAGTTTTTAATAGTGATAAACAAATTTTTAATGGAACCAATAATTACAAAAACGTTAAACTAAAATCTAACAAAAAAAGTTGGAATAATAGATTAAATTCAATCGAATTAAACTTACCTCCGCTAAGTATGTTAGCTTTCAAATTTAAATAA
- the infC gene encoding translation initiation factor IF-3 gives MKEDQHRINEKIKYVDEVRLVGDNVEVGVYPLAKAKELAREQELDLVEISPKAKPPVCKIIDYKKFLYEQKKREKALKSKATKVTIKEIRFGPQTDEHDYEFKKKHAIKFLQEGAKLKAFVFFKGRSIIFKEQGQILLLKLAQELEEYGKVEQLPKLEGKRMIMFIAPKKVK, from the coding sequence ATCAAAGAAGATCAACATAGGATTAATGAAAAAATAAAATATGTTGACGAAGTTCGTCTTGTGGGCGATAATGTAGAAGTTGGTGTATATCCTTTAGCTAAAGCTAAAGAATTAGCCAGAGAACAGGAATTGGATTTGGTAGAGATTTCACCAAAAGCGAAACCACCTGTTTGTAAAATTATTGATTACAAGAAATTCTTGTATGAGCAAAAGAAACGTGAAAAAGCTTTAAAATCTAAAGCTACTAAAGTAACTATTAAAGAAATACGTTTTGGACCTCAAACAGATGAGCATGATTATGAATTTAAGAAAAAGCATGCCATTAAATTCTTACAAGAAGGAGCTAAATTAAAAGCGTTTGTATTCTTTAAAGGTCGTTCTATTATATTTAAAGAACAAGGACAAATTTTACTTTTAAAGTTAGCACAAGAATTAGAAGAGTATGGTAAAGTGGAGCAGCTTCCAAAATTAGAAGGTAAACGTATGATTATGTTTATTGCTCCTAAAAAAGTAAAATAA
- the rplT gene encoding 50S ribosomal protein L20, whose product MPRSVNSVASRKRRKKILKAAKGYFGRRKNVYTVAKNAVEKGMLYAYRDRKNNKRNFRSLWIVRINAAARLHGMSYSQFMGKVKANNIELNRKVLADLAVNNPDAFKAVVEKIK is encoded by the coding sequence ATGCCAAGATCAGTAAATTCAGTAGCCTCAAGAAAAAGAAGAAAAAAAATCTTGAAGGCAGCAAAAGGTTACTTCGGACGTAGAAAAAACGTTTACACAGTAGCAAAAAATGCGGTTGAAAAAGGAATGCTTTATGCATACCGTGACCGTAAAAACAATAAGAGAAACTTCCGTTCTTTATGGATTGTACGTATTAACGCTGCAGCTCGTTTACACGGAATGTCTTACTCTCAGTTTATGGGGAAAGTAAAAGCTAATAATATCGAATTAAACCGTAAGGTTTTAGCTGATTTAGCTGTTAACAACCCAGACGCTTTTAAGGCAGTTGTAGAGAAAATTAAATAA
- a CDS encoding glycogen/starch synthase: protein MNILHISAECFPIAKVGGLADVVGALPKYQKEIGTTSNVVMPFYNNKFTKKNSFDKIHENFIALGHNYYNFKVLKLKDNDLGYDIFFIDIPDLTHKEYVYSNDDTNRFLAFQIATLDWILSIDNKPDILHVHDHHTGLIPFMVSQCHKYIALKDTPTILTIHNAQYQGWFSHNKVNLIPPFDFTKVGLLDWDGSINPLAAAIKCAWKVTTVSPSYMDELKNNANGLEALLRHESKKCIGILNGIDTDVWNTNTDNRLIENYTIENAQKGKLTNKKWLCDKYNLDIDKPLFAFIGRLVGEKGADLFPEIFTRALANNNISIFLLGSGHKETEEKLNKIPKNNFNTFIGYDEKLAHIIYAAADFLLMPSRVEPCGLNQMYSLRYGTVPVVNAIGGLKDTIVDIKDQNGFGICHKGVTVSNVTNAILKATDFYKDKQRFNNNIQNIMQIDHSWSNSAKEYVNLYNSLKN from the coding sequence TTGAATATACTACATATTAGTGCAGAGTGCTTTCCTATTGCAAAAGTAGGTGGTCTCGCAGATGTTGTAGGTGCTTTACCAAAGTACCAAAAAGAAATAGGCACTACCAGTAATGTGGTAATGCCTTTTTACAATAATAAGTTTACTAAAAAAAATTCTTTTGATAAAATTCATGAAAATTTTATCGCTTTAGGACACAATTATTACAACTTTAAGGTTTTAAAACTTAAAGACAATGATTTAGGTTATGACATTTTTTTTATTGACATACCAGATTTAACTCATAAAGAATATGTTTATTCTAATGATGATACAAATCGTTTTTTAGCGTTTCAAATTGCCACTTTAGACTGGATTTTATCCATAGATAATAAACCAGATATTCTGCACGTTCATGATCACCACACAGGATTAATTCCTTTTATGGTTTCGCAATGTCATAAATACATAGCTTTAAAAGATACGCCAACCATTTTAACTATTCATAATGCACAATACCAAGGTTGGTTTTCTCATAATAAAGTAAATTTAATTCCTCCGTTCGATTTTACAAAAGTTGGTCTTTTAGATTGGGACGGAAGTATAAATCCGTTAGCTGCAGCAATTAAATGTGCGTGGAAAGTTACAACGGTATCGCCTTCTTATATGGATGAATTAAAAAATAATGCTAATGGATTAGAGGCACTATTAAGACATGAAAGCAAAAAATGTATCGGTATATTAAACGGAATCGACACAGATGTATGGAACACTAATACAGACAATCGTTTAATAGAAAATTATACTATTGAAAATGCCCAAAAAGGAAAACTAACTAATAAAAAATGGCTTTGTGATAAATATAATTTAGATATCGATAAACCTCTGTTTGCTTTTATTGGACGTTTAGTTGGTGAAAAAGGTGCGGATTTATTTCCAGAGATATTCACAAGGGCGTTAGCCAATAATAATATTTCTATATTTTTATTAGGTTCTGGCCATAAAGAAACCGAAGAAAAACTTAATAAAATACCTAAAAATAACTTTAATACATTTATTGGTTATGATGAAAAATTGGCACACATAATTTATGCTGCTGCAGATTTTTTATTAATGCCATCTCGCGTAGAACCTTGTGGGCTTAATCAAATGTATTCTCTACGATACGGCACTGTGCCCGTTGTAAACGCCATTGGTGGTTTAAAAGATACAATTGTAGATATTAAAGATCAAAATGGTTTCGGAATTTGTCATAAAGGCGTAACAGTTTCTAATGTTACCAATGCTATTTTAAAAGCTACAGACTTTTATAAAGACAAGCAAAGATTTAATAATAATATTCAAAATATAATGCAAATAGACCATTCTTGGAGCAATTCGGCTAAAGAATATGTCAATTTATATAATTCTTTAAAAAATTAA
- a CDS encoding glucose-1-phosphate adenylyltransferase, with protein MINDKVLGIILGGGQGSRLYPLTKNRSKPAVPIAGKYRLVDIPISNCINADIKRMYVLTQFNSASLNQHIKNTYHFSFFSSAFVDVLAAEQTMESDKWFQGTADAVRQSMHHFLEHDFKYALILSGDQLYNMDFRDMIAKHEESGAKISIATYPVNAKDATSFGILKTDENNTITSFIEKPNAELLPDWRSDVSDEMKGEGRNYLASMGIYIFNRELLVELMANPDTIDFGKEIIPQAIGEHKTMSYPYEGYWTDIGNIDSFFEANLGLTDDLPKFNLYDENRVYTRARILPTSKISNTKLNKTIIADGCIINAEKIEKSVIGIRSRIGKETIVTNTYMMGNDFYESLEDIKENNIENQVGIGDRCTINNCIIDKNCRIGDDTKINGGPHLEDIETETYQIKEGIVVVKKGAIIPKGTVI; from the coding sequence ATGATAAACGACAAAGTACTTGGAATTATTTTAGGAGGTGGTCAAGGTTCTAGATTGTATCCTTTAACTAAAAATAGATCTAAACCTGCTGTACCAATTGCAGGAAAATACCGTTTGGTAGATATTCCTATTTCAAATTGTATAAATGCAGATATTAAAAGAATGTATGTTTTAACTCAGTTTAACTCTGCCTCTTTAAATCAGCACATAAAAAATACATATCATTTTAGCTTTTTTAGTTCTGCTTTTGTAGATGTTTTAGCAGCAGAACAAACCATGGAAAGTGATAAATGGTTTCAAGGAACTGCCGATGCTGTAAGACAAAGCATGCATCATTTTTTAGAACACGATTTTAAATATGCTTTAATTTTATCAGGAGATCAATTATATAACATGGATTTTAGAGATATGATTGCTAAACACGAAGAAAGTGGCGCAAAAATATCGATAGCAACATATCCTGTAAATGCTAAAGACGCAACTTCTTTTGGTATTTTAAAAACAGATGAAAACAACACAATAACTTCTTTTATAGAAAAACCAAACGCAGAACTTTTACCAGATTGGAGGTCTGATGTGAGTGATGAAATGAAAGGTGAAGGTAGAAATTACCTGGCATCTATGGGAATTTATATTTTTAATCGAGAATTGTTGGTAGAATTAATGGCCAACCCAGATACTATCGATTTCGGTAAAGAAATAATTCCGCAAGCAATTGGAGAACACAAAACAATGAGTTATCCATATGAAGGTTATTGGACAGATATAGGAAACATTGATTCGTTTTTCGAAGCAAACTTAGGACTAACCGACGATTTGCCTAAGTTTAATTTATACGACGAAAACAGAGTTTATACAAGAGCGAGAATTTTACCAACATCAAAAATTTCTAATACAAAACTTAACAAAACAATAATTGCTGATGGATGTATTATAAATGCAGAAAAAATAGAAAAATCTGTGATTGGTATTCGTTCTAGAATTGGTAAAGAGACAATCGTTACAAATACTTACATGATGGGTAACGATTTTTACGAATCTTTAGAAGACATCAAAGAAAATAATATCGAAAATCAAGTTGGTATTGGAGACAGGTGTACAATTAACAATTGTATTATAGATAAAAATTGTCGAATTGGTGATGATACTAAAATTAATGGCGGACCACATTTAGAAGATATCGAAACAGAAACTTATCAAATTAAAGAAGGAATTGTTGTTGTTAAAAAAGGTGCAATTATACCCAAAGGAACAGTAATTTAA
- the rpmI gene encoding 50S ribosomal protein L35 yields the protein MPKMKTKSSAKKRFKVTGTGKLKRKHAFKSHILTKKSKKRKLKLTHAALVHKADESNIKQQLNLK from the coding sequence ATGCCTAAAATGAAAACAAAATCTAGCGCCAAAAAACGATTTAAAGTTACTGGTACTGGAAAATTAAAAAGAAAGCACGCGTTTAAAAGTCACATCTTAACAAAGAAGTCTAAAAAACGTAAATTAAAGTTAACTCATGCAGCTTTAGTACATAAAGCAGATGAGTCTAACATTAAGCAACAGTTAAACTTAAAATAA
- the thrS gene encoding threonine--tRNA ligase — MIKITLPDGTVKEFEKNSTPMDVAKSISEGFARNVISANFNDKTVETTTPLTTDGSLILYTFNDEGGKKAFWHSSAHVLAEAILSFYPKAKLTIGPAIENGFYYDVDLGDEVISDKNFKEIETKFLEIARGKHEFSLRSVSKADALELYKKENNEYKVELIENLTDGDITFCDHSNFTDLCRGGHIPNTGIIKAIKIMSVAGAYWRGDEKNNQLTRVYGISFPKQKMLTEYLQILEEAKKRDHRKLGKELELFTFSQKVGAGLPLWLPKGAALRSRLENFLKAAQKKAGYEMVMTPHIGQKELYVTSGHYEKYGEDSFQAIKTPKMDEEFLLKPMNCPHHCEVYNFKPYSYKDLPKRFAEFGTVYRYEQSGELHGLTRVRGFTQDDAHIFCTPEQLDQEFKDVIDLVLYVFGSLGFEDFTAQVSIRDKSNPEKYIGDTDTWEIAENAIISAAKDKGLDYVVEEGEAAFYGPKLDFMVKDALGRSWQLGTIQVDYNLPKRFDLTYKGSDNQQHRPVMIHRAPFGSMERFIAVLLEHTSGNFPLWLTPDQVILLPISDKYQKYSEKVLESLENSEIRALVDNRSEKTGRKIRDAEVSKIPFMVIVGEKEEQDGTVSVRRHGEGDIGTFTIEEFISLIKTEESKTLKKF, encoded by the coding sequence TAAGGAGTTCGAAAAGAATAGTACTCCTATGGATGTTGCTAAAAGCATTAGTGAAGGTTTTGCTAGAAACGTAATATCTGCAAATTTCAATGATAAAACAGTTGAAACCACCACTCCGTTAACCACCGATGGTTCTTTAATTTTATATACATTTAATGATGAAGGTGGTAAAAAAGCATTTTGGCACTCATCTGCTCACGTTTTAGCAGAAGCAATCTTAAGTTTTTATCCTAAAGCAAAACTAACAATAGGACCCGCAATAGAAAATGGGTTTTATTATGATGTAGATTTAGGCGATGAAGTAATTTCTGATAAAAACTTTAAAGAAATAGAAACTAAATTTTTAGAAATAGCTCGTGGTAAACATGAATTTTCTTTAAGATCTGTTTCTAAAGCAGACGCGTTAGAGTTATATAAGAAAGAAAACAATGAATATAAAGTTGAATTAATAGAAAATTTAACTGACGGTGATATAACTTTTTGTGATCATAGCAATTTTACAGATTTATGTAGAGGAGGACACATTCCTAATACTGGAATTATAAAAGCGATAAAAATAATGAGTGTTGCTGGTGCCTACTGGCGTGGCGATGAAAAGAATAATCAATTGACAAGAGTTTACGGAATCTCATTTCCGAAACAAAAAATGTTAACTGAATATTTACAAATTTTAGAAGAAGCTAAAAAACGTGATCACAGAAAACTTGGTAAAGAATTAGAACTTTTTACTTTTTCACAAAAAGTTGGCGCTGGTTTACCTTTATGGTTGCCAAAAGGAGCTGCTTTACGTTCTAGATTAGAAAACTTTTTGAAAGCAGCTCAGAAAAAAGCTGGTTATGAAATGGTAATGACACCGCATATTGGTCAAAAAGAGCTTTATGTAACTTCTGGTCATTATGAAAAATATGGAGAAGATAGCTTTCAGGCAATAAAAACTCCTAAAATGGATGAGGAATTCTTACTAAAACCAATGAATTGTCCTCACCACTGTGAAGTCTACAACTTTAAACCATATTCTTATAAAGATTTACCAAAACGTTTTGCAGAATTTGGTACAGTATATAGGTATGAGCAAAGTGGAGAATTGCATGGTTTAACACGTGTAAGAGGTTTTACTCAAGATGATGCACATATATTTTGTACACCAGAACAATTAGATCAAGAATTTAAAGATGTAATTGATTTGGTTCTTTATGTATTTGGATCTTTAGGTTTTGAAGACTTTACAGCTCAAGTTTCTATAAGAGACAAAAGCAATCCAGAGAAATACATTGGAGATACCGACACTTGGGAAATTGCAGAAAACGCAATTATTAGTGCAGCAAAAGACAAAGGATTGGATTATGTTGTAGAAGAAGGTGAAGCTGCTTTTTATGGTCCAAAGTTAGATTTTATGGTAAAAGATGCTTTAGGTAGAAGCTGGCAACTTGGTACAATACAAGTAGACTACAACTTACCTAAGCGTTTTGATTTGACCTATAAAGGATCTGACAATCAACAACACAGACCAGTAATGATACATAGAGCTCCTTTTGGTTCTATGGAAAGATTTATTGCTGTTTTGTTAGAACATACAAGTGGAAATTTCCCACTTTGGCTAACTCCAGATCAAGTTATCTTATTGCCAATCAGTGATAAATATCAAAAATATTCAGAAAAAGTTTTAGAATCGTTAGAAAATTCCGAAATTCGCGCCCTAGTAGACAATAGAAGTGAAAAAACTGGTCGTAAGATTAGAGATGCAGAAGTAAGCAAAATACCTTTTATGGTAATTGTTGGTGAGAAAGAAGAACAAGATGGCACAGTTTCTGTAAGAAGACATGGAGAAGGAGATATTGGAACCTTTACAATTGAAGAATTTATTTCTTTAATTAAAACAGAAGAAAGTAAAACATTGAAGAAATTTTAA
- a CDS encoding glycoside hydrolase family 31 protein: MIVNTELEQKGNLFPSEIISYQKDVDTLYFNTKNGVVLQVTVVRDSVIRFRYSTTGKFENDFSYGVTIHASRGYSFLDVSEDEKNYIITTSKLICKVEKLSLQVKLFDALDNKLINEDEIGFHWEESYEFGGDIVKMSKICQKGESFYGLGDKPVEVNLKGKRFENWATDSYAFGKNTDPIYKAIPFYTAIQDNKSYGVFFDNTFKTHFDFAHERRNVASFWAQGGEMNYYFIYGPKMDDVVKNYTDLTGKPHALPPLWALGFHQCKWSYYPESNVKQITKTFRDLQIPCDAIYLDIDYMDGFRCFTWDKNHFPDPKRMVKELEDDGFKTVVIIDPGIKIDLEYDVFKEALDKDYFCKRADGPYMKGKVWPGECYFPDYTKPEVREWWSGLFKELIEDIGVKGVWNDMNEPAVMDVPNKSFPNDVRHDYDGNPCSHRKAHNIYGTQMARATYHGLKKYAYPKRPFVITRSAYSGAQRYTSTWMGDNVATWEHLAIANNQAQRMAMSGFSFAGSDIGGFAEQPQGELFARWIQLGVFHAFCRVHSSGDHGDQEPWVFGTEITDIVRKFVELRYQLLPYLYTAFWKYINDGSPILKSLVLYDQEDTSTHYRSDEFVYGEQILICPIIEPNAKGRRMYIPRGKWYNFWTNEVVEGGKEMWVDADIDSMPIFIKEGAVIPKYPVQQYVGEKEFDEITLDVYYKKGKETSQLFDDAHDGYDYKKGRFSLRTFKVTGKKEELILQQHKSGDFDANYHSFKINFHNLPFAIQSVQIDNVEIELDNINSDKNQSITINKEFTELHLFGN; the protein is encoded by the coding sequence ATGATTGTTAATACAGAATTAGAACAGAAAGGAAATTTATTTCCATCAGAAATAATAAGTTACCAAAAGGATGTAGATACACTTTATTTTAACACAAAAAATGGTGTTGTTTTACAAGTTACTGTTGTTAGAGACAGTGTAATTCGTTTTCGATACAGCACAACTGGTAAATTCGAAAATGATTTTTCTTATGGTGTTACTATACACGCTAGCAGAGGATATAGTTTTTTAGATGTATCAGAAGATGAAAAAAATTATATCATTACAACATCTAAACTTATCTGTAAAGTAGAAAAACTAAGTTTACAAGTAAAATTGTTCGATGCTCTTGACAATAAACTTATTAATGAAGACGAAATTGGTTTTCATTGGGAAGAAAGCTACGAGTTTGGTGGCGACATTGTAAAAATGAGTAAAATCTGCCAAAAAGGAGAAAGCTTTTATGGTTTAGGTGACAAACCTGTAGAAGTAAATTTAAAAGGAAAACGTTTCGAAAATTGGGCAACAGATTCTTATGCTTTTGGTAAAAATACAGATCCTATTTATAAAGCAATTCCGTTTTATACAGCAATACAAGACAACAAATCTTACGGAGTTTTCTTTGACAATACTTTTAAAACTCATTTTGACTTTGCACATGAAAGAAGAAATGTAGCAAGTTTTTGGGCGCAAGGTGGTGAAATGAATTATTATTTTATCTACGGACCAAAAATGGATGATGTTGTTAAAAATTATACAGATTTAACAGGTAAACCACATGCATTACCACCGTTATGGGCATTAGGTTTTCATCAATGTAAATGGAGTTATTACCCAGAAAGTAATGTAAAACAAATCACAAAAACATTTAGAGATTTACAAATTCCTTGTGATGCAATTTATTTAGACATCGATTATATGGATGGTTTTAGATGTTTTACTTGGGATAAAAATCATTTTCCAGATCCTAAGAGAATGGTGAAAGAATTAGAAGACGATGGTTTTAAAACTGTTGTAATAATAGATCCAGGAATTAAAATAGATTTAGAATACGACGTTTTTAAAGAAGCTTTAGACAAAGATTATTTTTGTAAAAGAGCAGACGGACCTTATATGAAAGGTAAAGTTTGGCCTGGTGAATGTTATTTTCCTGATTATACAAAGCCAGAAGTTAGAGAATGGTGGTCTGGTTTGTTTAAAGAATTGATAGAAGATATTGGTGTAAAAGGAGTTTGGAATGATATGAACGAACCTGCAGTAATGGATGTTCCTAACAAATCTTTTCCAAATGATGTACGTCATGATTATGATGGCAACCCTTGTTCTCATAGAAAAGCACACAATATTTATGGTACACAAATGGCACGTGCAACTTACCATGGTTTAAAAAAATATGCATATCCAAAAAGACCTTTTGTAATTACAAGATCTGCATATTCTGGTGCACAACGTTACACATCAACCTGGATGGGAGATAATGTTGCAACTTGGGAACATTTAGCAATTGCAAACAATCAAGCGCAAAGAATGGCAATGTCTGGTTTTTCTTTTGCCGGAAGTGATATTGGCGGTTTTGCAGAACAACCTCAAGGAGAATTATTTGCTAGATGGATTCAGTTAGGTGTATTTCATGCATTTTGTAGAGTACATTCTTCTGGAGATCACGGAGATCAAGAACCTTGGGTTTTTGGAACTGAAATAACAGATATTGTTAGAAAATTCGTGGAACTTAGATATCAATTATTGCCTTATTTATATACCGCTTTTTGGAAATATATAAATGATGGTAGTCCTATTTTAAAATCTTTGGTTTTATACGATCAAGAAGATACCTCTACACATTATAGAAGTGATGAGTTTGTTTACGGAGAACAAATTTTAATTTGTCCAATTATAGAACCGAATGCCAAAGGTAGAAGAATGTATATACCAAGAGGAAAATGGTATAACTTCTGGACAAACGAAGTTGTAGAAGGTGGTAAAGAAATGTGGGTAGATGCAGATATTGATAGCATGCCAATTTTTATTAAAGAAGGTGCTGTTATTCCTAAGTATCCTGTACAACAATATGTAGGTGAAAAAGAATTTGATGAAATAACATTAGATGTTTATTACAAAAAAGGAAAAGAAACCTCTCAATTATTTGACGACGCTCACGATGGTTACGACTATAAGAAAGGAAGATTTAGCTTAAGAACTTTTAAAGTTACTGGTAAAAAAGAAGAATTAATTTTACAACAACACAAATCTGGAGATTTTGATGCAAACTATCATAGTTTTAAAATCAACTTCCATAATTTACCATTTGCAATTCAATCTGTTCAAATAGATAATGTTGAAATTGAACTAGACAATATTAATAGTGATAAAAATCAATCTATCACTATAAATAAAGAGTTTACAGAATTACACTTATTTGGAAATTAG